A single window of Dermochelys coriacea isolate rDerCor1 chromosome 2, rDerCor1.pri.v4, whole genome shotgun sequence DNA harbors:
- the GDAP1 gene encoding ganglioside-induced differentiation-associated protein 1 isoform X3 → MPEEGSMYYPRVQHYRELLDSLPMDAYTHGCILHPELTVDSMIPAYATTRIRSQIGNTESELKKLAKENPDLQDAYIAKQKRLKSKLLDHDNIKYLKKILDELEKVLDQVETELQRRNEETPEDGQQPWLCGEFFSLADVSLAVTLHRLKFLGFARRNWGNGKRPNLEAYYERVLKRKTFNKVLGHVNNILISAVLPTAFRVAKKRAPRVLGTTMLVGLLAGMGYFAFTCLRKRFVNMMLSIRTRQPYF, encoded by the exons ATGCCAGAAGAAGGAAGCATGTATTACCCAAGGGTGCAACACTATAGAGAGCTCTTGGACTCCTTGCCTATGGATGCCTACACACATGGATGCATTTTACACCCAGAATTAACAGTGGATTCCATGATTCCAGCTTATGCGACAACTAGAATTCGCA GCCAGATAGGTAACACAGAATCAGAACTAAAGAAGCTTGCCAAAGAAAATCCAGATCTCCAAGATGCTTATATAGCAAAACAGAAGCGCCTTAAG TCTAAGCTGCTGGACCATGATAATATAAAGTACCTGAAGAAAATACTTGATGAATTGGAAAAAGTTTTGGATCAGGTGGAGACTGAGTTACAAAGGAGAAATGAAGAAACACCAG AAGATGGACAGCAGCCTTGGCTGTGTGGCGAATTCTTTAGTTTGGCAGATGTATCGCTTGCTGTTACATTACATCGCCTGAAGTTTCTGGGGTTTGCAAGAAGAAACTGGGGAAATGGAAAACGACCCAACTTGGAAGCCTATTATGAACGTGTCTtgaagagaaaaacatttaacaaaGTTTTAGGACATGTCAACAACATATTAATCTCAGCAGTTCTGCCAACTGCATTCCGGGTGGCCAAGAAAAGGGCACCAAGAGTACTTGGTACGACCATGTTGGTTGGCTTGCTAGCGGGAATGGGTTATTTTGCTTTCACGTGTCTTCGGAAGAGATTTGTCAACATGATGTTATCAATTAGAACAAGACAACCTTATTTTTAA